The following are encoded together in the Poseidonibacter lekithochrous genome:
- a CDS encoding sensor histidine kinase produces the protein MRKNLYRIPTIITFAIITILAFSMTTNYIYKKENQLLDKKYTNHSSNIQDKINSLILKKKNATLALTITLADNKNILDIATNNLRNDELNKLSLLLRKETDFKNVWFQVINKDGVSIHRSWSEKRDDVISKVRPDLQEMLKNPKIKSTVSVGKYDITFKAMVPIYNNNEFVGIIESITHFNSISRGLRLSDNLEPIVIIDEKYTKQLKENAFTKIFLQNHYVANLSVNKELLDYLRTQDLESFLSIEKYKIDKDKLVVNTPITYGDKVFGSFLVFKYLDRIDTSYIKEYKQNAFLYLGLFVILLGLILYIISYYLYSKELKKLYKRLRNNQKELNKLNSSLQQTVDDEVNKNYEKNKMLFQQSKMAAMGEMIGNIAHQWRQPLSVITTAATGMKLKKEIGILNDQEYDESMDMIVNSANYLSSTIEDFRNFFSPNKNKNIFNSEELIEKVFTLIQSEFNTKNIVVVTNIYDFEVFTYENELLQVLINLLNNARDELINVEDYDSRFIFMDFYEKDENAIIKIKDSAGGIPSDIIDRIFEPYFTTKHQSQGTGIGLFMSEEIISKHMNGEISVDNETYEYKDKTYTGAAFTLSIPMNDKTI, from the coding sequence ATGAGAAAGAACCTATATAGAATCCCTACAATTATTACTTTTGCCATTATTACTATTTTGGCATTTTCTATGACAACTAATTATATTTATAAAAAAGAGAACCAATTATTAGACAAAAAATATACAAATCATTCTTCAAATATTCAAGATAAAATCAATTCCCTAATTCTAAAAAAGAAAAATGCAACTTTAGCTTTAACAATAACATTAGCAGATAATAAAAATATATTAGATATTGCTACAAATAATTTAAGAAATGATGAATTAAACAAACTATCATTACTTCTTAGAAAAGAAACAGATTTTAAAAATGTGTGGTTTCAAGTAATTAATAAAGATGGAGTATCTATACATAGATCATGGTCAGAAAAAAGAGATGATGTAATATCAAAAGTTAGACCAGATTTACAAGAGATGTTAAAAAATCCCAAAATAAAAAGTACTGTAAGTGTAGGGAAATATGATATTACTTTTAAAGCAATGGTACCAATATATAATAACAATGAATTTGTAGGAATCATAGAATCAATTACACACTTTAACTCTATTTCAAGAGGTCTTAGATTATCTGATAATTTAGAACCAATAGTTATTATTGATGAGAAGTATACAAAGCAGTTAAAAGAAAATGCCTTTACAAAGATTTTTTTACAGAATCATTATGTAGCAAACTTGTCTGTTAATAAAGAGCTTCTAGACTATTTGAGAACTCAGGATTTAGAGAGTTTTTTAAGTATAGAAAAATATAAAATTGATAAAGATAAATTAGTAGTAAATACTCCTATTACTTACGGAGATAAGGTATTTGGTAGTTTTTTAGTATTCAAATATTTAGATAGAATTGATACTTCATATATTAAAGAATACAAACAAAATGCTTTTTTATATTTAGGACTTTTTGTAATTTTATTAGGTCTTATTTTGTATATTATTAGTTACTACCTTTATTCAAAAGAGTTAAAAAAACTATATAAAAGATTAAGAAACAATCAAAAAGAGTTAAATAAACTAAATAGTTCTTTACAACAGACAGTTGATGATGAAGTTAACAAAAACTACGAAAAAAATAAAATGCTTTTCCAACAAAGTAAAATGGCAGCAATGGGTGAGATGATTGGTAATATAGCCCATCAATGGAGACAGCCTTTATCAGTTATTACAACAGCCGCAACTGGAATGAAACTAAAAAAAGAAATAGGTATTTTAAATGATCAAGAGTATGATGAATCAATGGATATGATTGTAAATTCTGCTAATTATTTATCAAGTACTATTGAAGATTTTAGAAACTTCTTCTCTCCTAATAAAAACAAAAATATTTTTAATTCAGAAGAGTTAATAGAAAAAGTATTCACTTTAATTCAATCAGAGTTTAATACTAAAAATATAGTTGTTGTTACAAATATTTATGATTTTGAAGTATTTACTTATGAAAATGAGTTATTACAAGTACTAATTAATCTATTAAATAATGCACGAGATGAGTTAATAAATGTAGAAGATTACGATAGTAGATTTATATTTATGGATTTTTATGAAAAAGATGAAAATGCAATTATCAAAATAAAAGATAGTGCAGGGGGAATCCCAAGTGATATTATTGACAGAATTTTTGAACCGTATTTTACAACAAAACATCAATCTCAAGGTACAGGAATAGGACTATTTATGAGTGAAGAGATTATCTCTAAACATATGAATGGGGAAATAAGTGTTGATAATGAAACTTACGAGTATAAAGACAAAACCTATACCGGAGCTGCCTTTACTTTAAGTATTCCAATGAATGATAAAACTATTTAG